The following are encoded in a window of bacterium genomic DNA:
- the mrdA gene encoding penicillin-binding protein 2 translates to MKSLKWEEDQQEKLPPSRKHIQWATIVIIGVFLVLFLRLWQLQILEGETFERLSEKNRIRLRKIPFPRGIVMDKNGQVIADNRASFNLMVVPAEVEDPSSVMERLARGVQLDSHNAVSLVKQARKKNPFRSMVLREGLRWEEVAWVETNRLDLPGIWVEVEPRRHYPEGRKAAHVLGYVGEIPEELLKAWRGKGYRVGDRVGRSGVEKTLEPYLRGRDGGIQVEVDAKGRHLGVLQEVSFEPGADVVLTLDMRLQEVAEEALGDRTGAVVAGDPKTGAILAMVSHPSFDPNLFSEGISAETWKSLTESRDHPLTNRALMAQYPPGSTYKIVTAVAALEEGIITKDTPIYCPGHYTVGNRDYRCMKKEGHGWIRFREALIQSCDVYFYHLGHLLGVDRLARYAKGFGLGSPTGFDPDQEKPGLIPTSAWKKKRFGTPWHAGETVVAAIGQGYDLVTPIQQFVMISAVANGGEVMIPQIVERVVGPDGRVLASLEPRSQGRVPASSSTLRLLKEALRGVVQDPRGTGQRAKVPGVDVAGKTGTAQVVRMSERMRERKVAVPYRHRDHAWFVCFAPVEEPKIAVVVVVEHGGLGGMEAAPIAQRVIQAFLDMKRSGDGRGSS, encoded by the coding sequence ATGAAGAGTCTTAAATGGGAGGAGGATCAGCAAGAAAAACTGCCTCCTTCAAGAAAGCATATACAGTGGGCCACGATCGTGATCATTGGAGTGTTCCTGGTTCTTTTTCTTCGCCTTTGGCAGCTTCAGATCCTGGAAGGGGAGACCTTCGAGAGGCTGTCCGAAAAAAACCGAATCAGGCTCAGAAAAATTCCGTTTCCACGTGGAATAGTGATGGACAAGAACGGCCAGGTAATTGCCGATAACAGGGCTTCTTTTAATCTGATGGTTGTGCCGGCCGAGGTGGAGGATCCCTCTTCCGTCATGGAGAGGCTTGCCAGGGGAGTCCAACTGGACAGCCACAATGCAGTCTCTTTGGTGAAGCAGGCCCGCAAAAAGAACCCCTTTCGCTCTATGGTGCTCAGGGAAGGCCTTCGATGGGAGGAAGTTGCCTGGGTGGAGACAAACAGGCTGGATCTGCCGGGAATCTGGGTGGAGGTGGAACCCAGGCGTCATTACCCTGAAGGCCGAAAAGCGGCCCATGTGTTGGGCTATGTGGGTGAAATACCTGAAGAACTCCTTAAAGCCTGGAGGGGGAAGGGCTATAGGGTAGGAGACCGGGTGGGACGTTCCGGGGTGGAGAAAACCCTGGAGCCTTATCTAAGGGGAAGAGACGGCGGGATTCAGGTAGAGGTGGATGCCAAGGGGCGTCACCTGGGAGTCCTTCAGGAAGTCTCCTTTGAACCAGGAGCGGATGTGGTCTTGACCCTGGACATGCGTCTGCAGGAGGTGGCAGAGGAGGCTTTGGGGGACAGGACGGGTGCTGTGGTGGCAGGAGATCCAAAGACAGGAGCCATTCTTGCGATGGTCTCTCATCCGTCTTTTGATCCCAATCTATTTTCAGAGGGTATCTCTGCTGAAACCTGGAAGAGCCTGACCGAGTCAAGGGATCACCCTTTGACCAACCGAGCTCTCATGGCTCAATATCCTCCAGGGTCCACGTACAAGATCGTTACAGCTGTGGCGGCCTTGGAAGAAGGGATCATAACCAAAGATACTCCCATATATTGTCCGGGCCATTACACAGTGGGCAACCGGGATTACCGGTGTATGAAAAAAGAAGGCCATGGATGGATAAGGTTCAGAGAGGCACTCATTCAATCCTGTGACGTTTATTTTTACCACTTGGGTCACCTCCTGGGGGTGGATCGTCTGGCCAGGTACGCCAAGGGGTTTGGGCTGGGATCCCCCACAGGGTTTGATCCGGATCAGGAAAAACCAGGCCTGATTCCTACAAGCGCCTGGAAGAAAAAAAGATTCGGAACACCATGGCATGCCGGAGAGACCGTTGTGGCAGCCATTGGACAGGGATATGATCTGGTCACCCCCATTCAACAGTTCGTGATGATCAGCGCAGTGGCAAACGGAGGGGAGGTGATGATCCCCCAGATCGTAGAGAGAGTGGTGGGTCCTGACGGACGAGTTTTGGCTTCTCTGGAACCCCGTTCCCAAGGGCGAGTTCCGGCCAGCTCATCCACACTGCGGCTTCTCAAAGAGGCCCTAAGAGGGGTCGTACAGGACCCCAGGGGAACTGGGCAAAGGGCTAAGGTTCCCGGAGTCGATGTGGCGGGCAAGACCGGAACAGCCCAGGTGGTGCGCATGAGCGAAAGAATGAGGGAGCGAAAGGTGGCTGTGCCCTACAGGCACAGGGATCATGCCTGGTTCGTATGCTTCGCCCCTGTGGAGGAGCCTAAGATCGCGGTTGTGGTTGTGGTCGAACACGGGGGGTTGGGTGGGATGGAGGCAGCACCCATAGCCCAAAGGGTGATTCAGGCGTTCTTGGATATGAAGAGGTCTGGAGATGGGCGGGGAAGTTCTTAG
- a CDS encoding ABC transporter substrate-binding protein, which translates to MRRKMIMICGILLVVCWMVGLAGAAEKVRGVTDKAIKIGQWGPQTGPAAAWGAVARGTDLYFKLINDEGGIHGRKIEYYLRDDAYNPAKTKAIGKEFINQIGVFAVVGGVGTAPGMAVRDDLSENKVVWVSPSTGNKHWSRPFQKYIFAVYPLYVDEAYLLTQFAVEKMGKKKIAVFYQNDDYGKDGLEGVEKYMKEKGMELAAKVSVEVPDTDLSSHALKLKESGADTVIMYLLPKHAAIILGEAAKIGFAPQWISSSTLSDAPLMYEVTKGLWKGVIVASFGELPDSDHPLMVKYRQAWQKYAPKERWGTFYYAGIIWAEPLVEGLKRAGRNLTTEGLISALETLKEWKGIGPPLTYTSTDHLGAKSIKIAKVKDDGNLELLTDWITISK; encoded by the coding sequence ATGAGACGCAAAATGATCATGATTTGTGGGATTCTACTGGTAGTTTGCTGGATGGTTGGTTTGGCTGGGGCTGCCGAGAAGGTAAGAGGGGTCACGGACAAGGCAATCAAGATAGGGCAGTGGGGACCCCAGACAGGCCCTGCGGCTGCCTGGGGAGCCGTGGCCAGGGGAACTGATCTTTATTTCAAACTCATCAATGATGAGGGAGGAATACACGGTCGCAAGATAGAGTACTATCTTCGTGACGACGCTTACAATCCGGCCAAAACAAAGGCCATAGGCAAGGAATTTATAAATCAGATCGGGGTCTTTGCAGTGGTGGGGGGCGTGGGAACCGCCCCGGGGATGGCTGTGAGGGACGACCTGAGCGAGAACAAGGTTGTGTGGGTTTCTCCATCTACTGGGAACAAACATTGGTCAAGACCATTTCAGAAGTACATATTTGCTGTCTATCCTCTGTACGTGGACGAAGCTTACTTACTCACACAGTTTGCCGTAGAAAAGATGGGTAAGAAGAAAATTGCTGTTTTTTACCAAAATGACGATTATGGCAAAGACGGCCTGGAAGGCGTTGAAAAATACATGAAGGAAAAAGGCATGGAGCTGGCTGCCAAAGTCTCGGTGGAAGTGCCTGATACTGATCTGAGCTCCCATGCTCTCAAGCTAAAAGAATCTGGGGCTGACACGGTAATAATGTATCTGCTTCCCAAGCATGCTGCCATCATATTGGGAGAGGCTGCCAAGATAGGTTTTGCCCCCCAGTGGATATCCAGCAGTACCCTTTCAGATGCGCCTCTCATGTACGAGGTGACAAAGGGGCTTTGGAAGGGGGTCATAGTCGCAAGCTTTGGTGAACTTCCTGATTCCGATCATCCTCTGATGGTCAAGTACAGACAGGCCTGGCAGAAATACGCTCCCAAAGAGCGTTGGGGTACTTTTTATTACGCCGGAATCATATGGGCAGAGCCGCTGGTGGAAGGTCTCAAGAGGGCTGGCAGGAACTTGACCACGGAAGGTTTGATATCTGCCTTAGAAACCCTCAAGGAGTGGAAGGGCATAGGTCCTCCCCTTACCTATACCTCCACGGATCACCTGGGAGCCAAGAGCATAAAAATAGCCAAGGTGAAAGACGACGGAAACCTGGAGTTGCTCACTGACTGGATCACCATAAGCAAGTAA
- the rodA gene encoding rod shape-determining protein RodA — MGGEVLRTNRFLRDAWPLLVLVTFLGSVGIVSLYSAAAGAETWSRLPIYMRQGIFFGIGMVLGALVTVIDYRRWLDYAWIIYGVCVVLLVAVLVIGKVTSGSQRWLNLGPIAIQPSELAKWALLLAIARHFQANQPVQGYYTLRDVMKPSAAVALVALLVVLEPDLGSTILVMLISVSMMIMAGLRIRSLLKVVGVGLLCLPMGWRMLADYQKKRIIIYLNPQQDPLGAGYHVTQSKIAVGSGGLLGKGYLQGTQSQLHFLPEHHTDFAFSVWAEEWGFVGCVLLLGAFLLLIFYCLSVASRATDPVARLIALGVVAFFFWPVFMNVAMTLGLLPVVGIALPFISYGGSSLVTSMMALGLLLNVHTRRFLF, encoded by the coding sequence ATGGGCGGGGAAGTTCTTAGAACTAACAGGTTTCTAAGAGATGCTTGGCCTTTGTTGGTGCTTGTGACCTTCTTGGGTTCAGTGGGGATCGTGAGCCTGTACAGCGCTGCTGCTGGGGCGGAGACCTGGTCCAGATTGCCCATCTACATGAGGCAGGGGATCTTTTTTGGAATTGGCATGGTGCTGGGGGCATTGGTCACTGTGATTGATTACCGCAGGTGGCTGGATTACGCATGGATAATTTATGGGGTTTGTGTGGTTTTGCTTGTGGCGGTCTTGGTGATAGGAAAGGTGACCTCAGGTTCTCAAAGATGGCTTAACTTAGGACCCATAGCAATTCAGCCATCAGAGCTTGCCAAGTGGGCCCTTCTTCTGGCAATAGCTCGCCATTTCCAAGCCAATCAACCTGTTCAAGGCTACTACACCTTGAGAGACGTGATGAAGCCTTCTGCCGCCGTTGCGCTGGTGGCCCTGCTTGTGGTCTTGGAGCCGGACTTGGGCAGCACGATTCTGGTGATGCTCATATCGGTGAGCATGATGATAATGGCAGGGCTAAGAATCAGATCATTGCTTAAGGTGGTGGGTGTGGGTTTACTTTGCCTTCCCATGGGCTGGAGGATGTTGGCAGATTACCAAAAAAAGAGAATTATCATTTACTTAAACCCTCAGCAGGATCCCCTGGGTGCCGGCTACCACGTGACTCAGTCCAAGATAGCTGTGGGCTCGGGTGGGTTGTTGGGGAAGGGCTACCTCCAAGGGACGCAGAGCCAGTTACATTTTTTACCAGAGCATCATACGGATTTTGCCTTTTCGGTCTGGGCAGAAGAGTGGGGGTTTGTGGGTTGCGTACTGTTGCTGGGGGCTTTTCTGCTTTTGATTTTCTACTGTTTGAGCGTGGCCTCCAGGGCAACAGACCCCGTGGCCCGGCTCATAGCCCTGGGAGTGGTGGCCTTCTTTTTCTGGCCAGTGTTCATGAATGTGGCCATGACCCTAGGGTTGCTACCGGTGGTGGGAATAGCCCTTCCATTCATAAGCTATGGGGGTTCCTCCTTGGTTACCTCCATGATGGCTCTGGGGCTCCTGTTGAACGTTCACACGAGAAGATTTCTTTTTTAA
- the mreC gene encoding rod shape-determining protein MreC, which yields MWWRKHPTLWVTLALMVTALAIISSHRRDPGSLSLFERAIYALVRPVQSGLAHVLSGLRSIWEDYLALVHAQKENRRLVARIQELEQEMAECREIRASKERLENLLNFQSSMKLPSVVSRVIGEDSSGWFHTLLIDRGTKDGVERSMPVVAREGLVGHVVEAAHRTAKVLLITDRNSAVDVLLQESRTRAVLEGVGRQDVCLLKYVPRSETVQKGERVITSGLGGIYPKGLLVGNVAEVWKEGHGLFQRVEVSPKVDFQRLEEVMVILKKEPQEMPSEAGEKPQTGQVKKGAR from the coding sequence ATGTGGTGGAGAAAACACCCTACCCTGTGGGTAACCCTGGCCCTGATGGTGACGGCCTTGGCCATCATCTCTTCTCATCGCCGTGACCCGGGCAGCCTGAGTCTGTTTGAGAGAGCAATATATGCACTGGTTCGGCCCGTTCAGTCTGGGCTGGCACATGTTTTGTCGGGACTGCGCTCCATCTGGGAGGATTATCTGGCGCTGGTGCATGCTCAAAAGGAAAACCGACGCCTTGTGGCCAGGATCCAGGAGCTTGAACAAGAAATGGCCGAATGCCGGGAAATTAGGGCCTCCAAAGAAAGACTGGAGAACCTTCTGAATTTCCAGAGTTCCATGAAATTGCCAAGCGTGGTCTCCAGGGTCATAGGGGAGGATTCCAGTGGGTGGTTCCACACTTTGCTGATTGACAGAGGTACCAAAGATGGTGTGGAGCGGTCAATGCCGGTGGTGGCCAGGGAGGGTCTGGTGGGCCATGTGGTGGAAGCAGCTCATCGCACAGCCAAGGTCTTGCTGATAACAGACAGAAACAGTGCAGTTGACGTGCTCTTGCAGGAGAGTCGCACAAGGGCTGTTCTGGAGGGGGTAGGCCGGCAGGATGTCTGCCTGCTCAAGTATGTGCCCAGAAGCGAAACCGTGCAGAAAGGTGAGAGGGTCATAACTTCAGGGCTGGGGGGAATATATCCCAAGGGATTGTTAGTGGGAAATGTGGCCGAGGTGTGGAAGGAGGGACACGGCCTTTTCCAGAGGGTGGAGGTGTCTCCCAAGGTAGACTTTCAACGTTTGGAGGAGGTAATGGTGATTCTGAAGAAAGAACCCCAGGAGATGCCCAGCGAGGCCGGGGAGAAACCTCAGACAGGACAGGTCAAGAAAGGTGCCCGATGA
- a CDS encoding ABC transporter ATP-binding protein, with amino-acid sequence MLKVKNIETYYGPILAIRGVSMEVREAQIAAILGPNGAGKTTILKTIMGLLEDQPDKGTIEFAGKRIDGKDAERIVRMGISYVPEGREVFPELSVDENLRMGAYSRTDRAQIKEDYQRVLHHFPILASRRTQWAGTLSGGEQQMLAIGRALMARPKLLMLDEPSLGLSPILVREIFRIIQELNQEGITILLVEQNARMALRIAHFGFVLENGRIVLANTPDVLMQDQDVREFYLGIRSEQSAKGYQRWKRKKRWR; translated from the coding sequence ATGCTGAAGGTTAAAAACATAGAGACCTATTACGGGCCTATCCTGGCCATACGAGGAGTATCCATGGAGGTGCGGGAGGCCCAAATAGCAGCCATTCTCGGACCCAACGGGGCCGGGAAGACCACGATTCTCAAGACCATCATGGGACTTCTGGAAGACCAACCAGATAAGGGCACCATTGAGTTTGCAGGCAAGCGCATAGACGGCAAGGATGCGGAACGGATAGTGCGCATGGGCATTTCTTATGTGCCAGAGGGAAGAGAGGTGTTCCCTGAACTCTCCGTAGATGAAAACCTGCGCATGGGAGCATACAGCCGCACGGACAGGGCCCAGATCAAGGAAGATTATCAGAGAGTTCTTCATCACTTTCCCATACTGGCCTCAAGGAGAACCCAATGGGCAGGTACCTTGAGCGGAGGGGAACAACAGATGCTGGCCATAGGCAGGGCCCTGATGGCAAGACCCAAACTCCTCATGCTGGATGAACCCTCCTTGGGGCTATCACCCATACTTGTCAGGGAGATCTTTCGCATAATTCAGGAACTGAACCAGGAGGGTATAACCATCCTGCTGGTAGAGCAGAATGCCCGCATGGCCTTACGCATCGCACATTTCGGCTTTGTGCTGGAAAACGGACGAATCGTCTTGGCCAACACCCCTGATGTGCTCATGCAGGACCAAGACGTCAGGGAATTCTACCTCGGGATCCGCTCAGAGCAGTCCGCAAAGGGTTATCAGCGCTGGAAAAGGAAAAAGAGGTGGAGGTAA
- a CDS encoding branched-chain amino acid ABC transporter permease translates to MLSQLIVGGLAIGACYALIALAMVIIYKTSEVLNFAQGEMAMLSTFVAFNLLTEQAVPFGWAVVITLGFAMALGIAVEFLFLRPAKDPTVLGLIVITLGFEMILYGLAGWKWGPDQRALPFPISNIEVYQLGTVAVSKISVWIFFIALLIMGLLFVFFRYTKLGVAMKATQQNQMAARIMGIRTKRILSFTWALSSLIGTVAGILIASTYPLDVNMMMDPMMKAFAGAVMGGMTSLPGAVLGAEMVGIIENLFGGYVSLEFKSVVAFAIIVLVLCVRPSGLLARHYVKKV, encoded by the coding sequence ATGTTGTCCCAGTTAATAGTTGGCGGACTGGCCATAGGGGCTTGCTACGCACTCATAGCCTTGGCCATGGTCATCATATATAAGACCTCCGAGGTCTTGAACTTTGCCCAGGGGGAGATGGCCATGCTTTCCACCTTTGTGGCCTTCAACCTGCTGACAGAACAAGCTGTGCCCTTTGGGTGGGCAGTGGTGATCACCCTTGGCTTTGCTATGGCGCTGGGCATCGCGGTGGAGTTTTTGTTCCTGAGACCGGCCAAGGACCCCACGGTGTTGGGCCTAATAGTGATAACCTTGGGTTTTGAGATGATTCTTTACGGACTGGCCGGCTGGAAATGGGGGCCTGATCAAAGGGCCCTTCCCTTTCCCATTTCCAACATAGAGGTGTACCAGTTAGGCACAGTGGCTGTGAGCAAAATCAGTGTCTGGATTTTTTTCATAGCCCTGTTGATCATGGGGCTTCTTTTTGTGTTTTTCAGGTATACCAAGCTGGGAGTGGCCATGAAAGCCACACAACAGAATCAGATGGCTGCCAGGATCATGGGGATAAGAACCAAGAGGATACTCTCCTTTACCTGGGCCCTGAGCTCTCTCATAGGCACAGTGGCTGGGATCTTGATTGCTTCCACCTATCCCTTGGACGTAAACATGATGATGGATCCCATGATGAAGGCCTTTGCCGGAGCAGTGATGGGAGGCATGACCAGCCTGCCGGGTGCAGTTCTGGGAGCCGAGATGGTGGGGATAATAGAGAACCTCTTTGGAGGCTACGTGTCATTGGAGTTTAAGTCTGTGGTGGCTTTTGCCATCATCGTTTTGGTGCTGTGTGTGAGGCCAAGCGGTCTTCTGGCCCGTCACTATGTCAAGAAGGTTTGA
- a CDS encoding rod shape-determining protein translates to MLDFIFGLFSNDMAIDLGTANTKVYVKGKGIVLIEPSVVAVRRDVRGVRRVVAVGEEAKKMLGRTPEEIEAIRPMKDGVIADFEVTEIMLRHFITKVHNRSSLVRPRIIICVPSGCTQVEKRAVRESAQSAGAREVYVIEEPIAAAIGAGLPITEPTCNMIVDMGGGTTEVAVISLSGIVFARSVRVAGDKMDQAIIQYIKRKYNLLIGESTSEAIKMTIASAYPLEQETTIEVKGRDLVAGIPKTLTIGSEEIRMAIAEPLNAIVETVKVVLEQTPPELAADIVDRGIVLTGGGAQLKNLDVLLREETELPVTVADNPLTTVVLGSGKALDDLRLYREVLSRE, encoded by the coding sequence ATGTTGGATTTCATCTTCGGCCTTTTTTCCAATGACATGGCCATTGACCTTGGCACTGCAAACACCAAGGTCTATGTCAAGGGGAAGGGCATAGTGCTCATCGAACCCTCTGTTGTGGCAGTGCGCAGGGACGTAAGGGGCGTGCGTCGTGTTGTGGCAGTGGGTGAAGAAGCCAAGAAAATGCTCGGTAGGACACCAGAGGAGATAGAAGCAATAAGACCCATGAAGGACGGGGTAATTGCGGACTTTGAGGTCACGGAGATAATGCTCCGGCACTTCATAACCAAGGTTCACAACAGAAGCAGTCTGGTGAGGCCCAGGATAATAATTTGCGTGCCTTCGGGTTGCACACAGGTGGAGAAAAGGGCGGTGAGGGAGTCTGCCCAATCAGCAGGGGCACGTGAAGTCTATGTGATCGAGGAGCCCATTGCTGCGGCCATTGGAGCAGGACTTCCCATAACAGAACCCACCTGTAACATGATTGTGGACATGGGAGGGGGCACAACAGAAGTGGCCGTGATCTCTCTGTCAGGGATCGTCTTTGCCAGATCCGTAAGGGTGGCAGGGGACAAAATGGATCAAGCCATCATACAATATATCAAACGCAAGTACAACCTTTTGATAGGAGAGAGCACTTCCGAGGCCATTAAGATGACCATTGCCTCTGCTTATCCCCTTGAGCAAGAAACCACTATCGAGGTGAAAGGAAGGGATCTGGTAGCCGGAATCCCCAAGACCCTCACCATAGGGTCCGAGGAAATCCGAATGGCCATAGCTGAACCTCTCAACGCCATTGTGGAAACCGTGAAGGTTGTGTTGGAGCAGACGCCTCCAGAGCTGGCTGCAGACATAGTGGACCGAGGCATAGTTCTCACAGGGGGCGGGGCTCAGCTGAAAAATCTGGATGTTTTGTTGAGGGAGGAAACCGAGCTACCGGTTACCGTGGCGGACAATCCCCTCACTACAGTGGTTTTGGGCTCTGGCAAAGCACTGGACGACTTGCGTCTGTATCGGGAAGTTCTCTCGCGTGAATGA
- a CDS encoding AMP-binding protein, translated as MEPRTLPELFLAAVDRWGDRVALRKKELGLWRDISWNQYAQRVRQVACGLAALGLGKGECAAVIGENCPEWVFSDLGIICAGGITVGIYTTNAAAQCEYIVQNCEARFYFAENEEQLDKVLSFRERTPFLKKIIVWDMEGLHHFRDPMVISFQELLDLGKKADADDPELFMNRVRSIEPDDLAVLIYTSGTTGPPKGAMLTHRNLVWMSQAMPAANPISEKDEFLSFLPLCHIFEQLFTVLGNIRFGAVVNFIENTDTVTDNMREVSPTVAYAVPRIWEKYYSTVMIRMSDATWFKRQAFKAAMGIGLKHARLKLSYKDIPLSLRLAYRLAYLAVFRKLKERLGFDRVRVAFSGAAPISPDILVFFHALGVPLREGYGQTEGTGVTTVAHGDKIKLGTVGQPLPGCEVKLAPDGEILVKSPGVFKGYYKNPEATEETLRDGWLHSGDVGEIDENGFLRITDRKKDLIITAGGKNIAPQYIENQLKFSPYINDAVVIGDRRKYLTCLIVIDEENVVKYAQDHKIPFTTYESLTRNEEIINLIQGEVDKVNNGLSRVEQIKKFTILPKKLYEEDGEVTPTMKVKRRYINEAFKDLIEAMYRGG; from the coding sequence GTGGAACCAAGGACTTTACCCGAGTTATTTCTTGCGGCTGTTGACAGATGGGGAGACCGGGTGGCCCTCCGCAAGAAAGAGCTGGGCCTGTGGAGGGACATCTCCTGGAACCAATATGCCCAACGGGTTCGCCAGGTGGCATGTGGACTAGCGGCTCTGGGGTTGGGGAAGGGGGAATGTGCGGCTGTCATCGGGGAGAACTGCCCTGAGTGGGTGTTTTCAGATCTGGGAATAATCTGTGCTGGTGGGATAACTGTAGGCATCTACACCACCAATGCTGCGGCCCAATGCGAATACATAGTGCAGAATTGCGAGGCACGATTCTACTTTGCAGAAAATGAGGAACAATTGGACAAGGTCCTCTCCTTCAGGGAAAGGACCCCCTTTCTGAAAAAGATAATCGTCTGGGATATGGAAGGGCTTCACCACTTCAGGGATCCCATGGTCATAAGTTTTCAAGAGCTCCTGGATTTGGGAAAAAAGGCAGATGCTGATGATCCAGAGCTTTTCATGAATCGGGTGCGATCAATAGAGCCTGATGACCTAGCTGTGCTGATTTATACTTCAGGCACCACAGGCCCACCCAAAGGGGCCATGTTGACCCACCGTAATTTGGTGTGGATGAGCCAGGCAATGCCCGCGGCCAATCCCATTTCTGAAAAGGACGAATTTCTCTCCTTTCTGCCCCTGTGCCACATCTTCGAACAGCTTTTCACGGTGCTGGGAAATATAAGATTTGGGGCCGTGGTGAACTTCATTGAAAACACAGATACCGTCACGGACAACATGAGGGAGGTTTCCCCCACAGTAGCCTATGCTGTTCCCAGAATCTGGGAAAAATATTATTCCACTGTGATGATACGCATGTCTGATGCCACTTGGTTCAAGAGACAGGCTTTTAAAGCGGCCATGGGTATTGGCCTGAAGCATGCCCGTTTGAAGCTCTCGTACAAGGACATACCCCTGTCTCTGAGGCTAGCTTACAGACTTGCCTATCTGGCCGTTTTCAGGAAGTTGAAGGAAAGGCTGGGTTTTGATCGGGTTCGGGTGGCCTTCAGTGGAGCTGCTCCCATTTCGCCTGACATCTTGGTCTTTTTCCACGCCTTGGGAGTCCCCCTCAGGGAGGGATACGGTCAGACCGAGGGCACAGGGGTGACCACTGTGGCCCATGGCGACAAGATCAAGTTAGGCACAGTGGGGCAGCCACTGCCCGGCTGTGAGGTCAAGTTGGCTCCTGATGGGGAAATACTGGTGAAAAGCCCGGGGGTCTTTAAGGGCTATTATAAGAATCCCGAGGCCACTGAAGAGACGCTCAGAGATGGATGGCTCCACTCGGGCGATGTGGGAGAAATAGACGAGAACGGTTTCCTGAGGATAACCGATAGGAAAAAAGACTTGATCATAACTGCAGGAGGCAAGAACATAGCGCCTCAATACATAGAGAACCAGCTCAAGTTCAGTCCATACATAAATGATGCGGTGGTCATAGGAGACCGAAGGAAATATCTGACATGTCTCATTGTCATAGATGAAGAAAATGTCGTTAAGTATGCACAAGACCACAAGATACCATTTACCACTTACGAGAGTCTGACCCGCAACGAGGAGATCATAAATCTCATACAGGGTGAGGTGGATAAGGTCAACAACGGGCTCTCCCGCGTGGAACAAATCAAGAAGTTCACCATCTTGCCCAAAAAGCTTTACGAGGAGGACGGGGAGGTGACCCCAACAATGAAGGTAAAACGAAGATACATAAACGAGGCTTTCAAGGACTTGATCGAAGCCATGTATCGGGGAGGCTGA
- a CDS encoding ABC transporter ATP-binding protein, protein MSYLQVEKLTLSFGGVRALDRVSFSVEEGSIFSIIGPNGAGKTTIFNCISGLYKPDSGKITLAAEDITGLSPHRIARLGIARTFQNIELFSHMSTLDNLMLGRHVHMKTGVWAGATMLWRGSRAAREEVAHRAYVERIIDFLDLQSARNRPVASLPYGIQKRVELARALAMEPKLLLLDEPSAGMNVEEKGDLMFWIRDVRDLYGVTILLVEHDMNLIMDISDRILALNYGRVIAEGKPEEIQKDPEVLKAYLGEEEPHAEG, encoded by the coding sequence ATGTCCTATCTGCAAGTAGAAAAGTTGACGCTGTCTTTCGGCGGTGTAAGAGCTCTGGATAGGGTGAGCTTCTCGGTGGAGGAAGGCTCCATATTTTCCATAATAGGCCCCAATGGAGCCGGCAAGACCACGATCTTCAACTGCATCAGCGGCCTTTACAAACCTGATTCCGGAAAGATAACCCTGGCCGCAGAGGACATCACGGGTCTGAGCCCCCATCGGATAGCCAGGCTTGGGATAGCCCGCACTTTTCAAAACATAGAGCTTTTCTCCCATATGTCGACCCTGGACAATCTGATGCTGGGACGTCACGTGCATATGAAAACAGGGGTATGGGCCGGAGCAACCATGCTTTGGAGGGGGTCCAGAGCTGCACGGGAGGAGGTGGCTCACAGGGCCTACGTGGAGAGGATCATAGATTTTCTGGATCTCCAGTCTGCCAGGAACAGGCCTGTAGCCAGCCTGCCCTACGGAATACAGAAACGTGTTGAGCTGGCAAGGGCATTGGCCATGGAGCCCAAGCTCTTGCTGTTGGACGAGCCTTCAGCTGGGATGAATGTGGAGGAGAAAGGGGATCTCATGTTCTGGATCCGGGACGTGAGGGATCTCTATGGGGTCACCATTTTGCTGGTAGAACATGACATGAATCTCATAATGGACATCTCTGACAGGATCCTGGCTTTGAATTACGGCAGGGTCATAGCAGAGGGGAAGCCTGAAGAGATACAAAAAGATCCGGAGGTGCTCAAGGCCTATTTGGGAGAGGAAGAGCCTCATGCTGAAGGTTAA